Proteins from one Fragaria vesca subsp. vesca linkage group LG6, FraVesHawaii_1.0, whole genome shotgun sequence genomic window:
- the LOC101307519 gene encoding putative F-box protein At1g47730-like, translated as MTEFCKIPEAMALQILSGLPPKSLMRFKCVHKSWHALMKDPNFVAKHLSNSMLNNLYSTTGVLFKREHFKVPNAAEKGTESFSLISISNDNGDSEHDTHCLVEDITEGRQFSGIEVLESARIIGHCHGIICLRNATKVILWNPAIREVKITTPYVPDENLGNLGIGYDPKSNNYKVVHISYGTQEEHGDGHFLFDRPKGEVYTIGTDSWRQIMTGSSETATTKFWFQDFHMYFNGVCYWNGREQLKDFHDFYDAQEEFYIRPVIISFDMGDEVFHKMLLPDFVYGDYMWCYVLRLMAWNESVAIFGLDHGITDHESWGLWVMGDSGGVTGSWIKQFSFVSTVGFLNTPLQFWKSDEILIVSEERRLVSYNLYTEQFKHLPIHFEAVVYMKDHFEAVVYMNSIVSVNGNNPLV; from the coding sequence ATGACAGAGTTCTGCAAGATACCAGAAGCCATGGCATTGCAAATCCTATCAGGGCTGCCACCTAAATCTCTGATGCGATTCAAGTGCGTTCATAAGTCGTGGCATGCTTTGATGAAGGATCCCAACTTCGTGGCCAAGCATCTTTCCAATTCCATGCTCAACAATCTCTACAGTACTACCGGTGTGCTTTTCAAGCGTGAACATTTCAAGGTTCCCAACGCTGCCGAGAAGGGAACCGAAAGTTTTTCATTGATTAGTATCTCCAATGATAATGGGGATAGTGAGCATGATACTCATTGTCTTGTCGAAGATATTACGGAGGGACGTCAGTTTAGTGGGATCGAGGTTCTGGAGTCTGCAAGGATTATAGGGCATTGTCATGGGATTATCTGTCTGCGAAATGCCACTAAGGTAATTCTATGGAACCCAGCAATAAGGGAAGTCAAGATCACAACTCCATATGTTCCGGATGAGAACTTGGGTAATTTGGGAATAGGCTATGACCCTAAATCCAACAATTACAAAGTTGTTCACATTTCATATGGCACTCAGGAAGAACATGGTGATGGACATTTCCTTTTCGATCGACCGAAAGGAGAAGTATACACCATAGGTACTGATTCTTGGAGACAGATCATGACGGGTAGTTCAGAAACGGCAACTACTAAATTTTGGTTTCAGGATTTCCACATGTACTTCAATGGAGTTTGTTATTGGAATGGGCGAGAGCAACTTAAAGACTTTCACGATTTCTATGATGCTCAAGAGGAGTTTTATATTAGGCCAGTGATCATTTCGTTTGATATGGGTGATGAGGTATTTCATAAAATGTTGCTTCCAGATTTTGTATATGGGGACTATATGTGGTGTTATGTTTTGCGTCTTATGGCGTGGAATGAATCTGTAGCTATATTTGGCCTTGATCACGGTATAACTGATCATGAATCCTGGGGACTATGGGTGATGGGGGACTCTGGTGGAGTAACGGGGTCTTGGATAAAGCAATTTAGCTTTGTGAGCACAGTGGGATTCTTGAATACACCATTGCAATTTTGGAAGAGCGATGAGATTCTTATTGTTTCGGAAGAAAGGCGTCTCGTCTCATACAACCTCTATACTGAACAGTTTAAGCATCTACCCATTCATTTTGAAGCTGTTGTTTACATGAAAGATCATTTTGAAGCTGTTGTTTACATGAATAGTATAGTTTCGGTCAATGGTAACAACCCGCTCGTCTAG